One genomic region from uncultured Subdoligranulum sp. encodes:
- a CDS encoding AraC family transcriptional regulator, with protein MESIPNPAAYQGESVVTLRTGYQSRVIQGRRQELSHVPDLIFETFHPDDPEHMFFYSQYYAEDVSHASMNYDQAVEVLFSRPLHQHDYFEFLYVIRGQMYQWIENQRHLYPQGSLCLLNRNIRHQEEFSTDFYTAFLALPVSLVRRMLADRETYFFPCESGAADSLCLRFFQENSRSDSTALMEYIDFIPDPDKPAVQQTMHSLFQDLVAQYIAPRVGSTYQIMGLLMQIFHQLSLPDQYSNTALKLAPDPELQLFDSISAMLRLHSGRISRSELAQALNYSGHYLNRVVKRHTGLSLQQYGMQFAMQAAAGMLCYTDRKVEEICEYLHFSNQTQFYRQFQDRYGLTPRQYRQACRQGSRTAPAPGSALP; from the coding sequence ATGGAATCCATCCCGAACCCTGCCGCTTACCAGGGGGAATCGGTGGTCACCCTGCGCACCGGCTACCAGAGCCGTGTCATCCAGGGCCGCCGCCAGGAGCTCAGCCACGTGCCCGACCTGATCTTCGAGACTTTCCACCCCGATGATCCCGAACATATGTTTTTCTACTCCCAGTACTACGCCGAGGATGTCTCCCACGCCTCGATGAACTACGACCAGGCAGTGGAGGTGCTGTTCTCCCGTCCGCTGCACCAGCACGATTACTTCGAGTTCCTCTATGTGATCCGGGGCCAGATGTACCAGTGGATCGAAAACCAGCGCCACCTCTACCCCCAGGGCAGTCTGTGCCTGCTCAACCGCAACATCCGCCACCAGGAGGAATTCTCCACCGACTTCTACACCGCCTTCCTCGCCCTGCCGGTGTCGCTGGTGCGCCGTATGCTGGCCGACCGGGAAACCTACTTTTTCCCCTGCGAGTCGGGCGCGGCGGACTCGCTGTGCCTGCGGTTCTTCCAGGAGAACAGCCGGTCGGACAGCACCGCCCTGATGGAGTACATCGACTTCATCCCCGACCCGGACAAACCCGCCGTGCAGCAGACCATGCACAGCCTGTTCCAGGATCTGGTGGCCCAGTACATCGCGCCCCGGGTGGGGTCCACTTACCAGATCATGGGCCTGCTGATGCAGATCTTCCACCAGCTTTCCCTGCCTGACCAGTACAGCAACACCGCCCTGAAGCTGGCCCCCGACCCGGAACTGCAGCTGTTCGACAGCATCTCCGCCATGCTGCGGCTGCACTCGGGGCGGATCTCCCGCAGCGAACTGGCCCAGGCCCTGAACTACAGCGGCCACTACCTGAACCGGGTGGTGAAGCGGCACACCGGGCTGAGCCTGCAGCAGTACGGCATGCAGTTTGCCATGCAGGCCGCCGCCGGCATGCTGTGCTACACCGACCGCAAGGTGGAGGAGATCTGCGAATACCTGCACTTTTCCAACCAGACCCAGTTTTACCGGCAGTTCCAGGACCGCTACGGGCTGACGCCCCGCCAGTACCGCCAGGCCTGCCGGCAGGGCAGCCGCACCGCTCCCGCCCCGGGCAGCGCCCTGCCCTGA
- a CDS encoding PocR ligand-binding domain-containing protein produces MRAIFDKKELLVLLQDFYELTGLRTVVFDEWGMDILSYPAELPAFCRLVRSTPEGTQGCRLCDQKACRQAQRERKTLIYPCHAGLIEAITPIQVDGVVVGYLLLSHIVQGADEEAEWRRVLELCRPYGIGETALREAYGQLPRTPYRVLRAAGDLLSFSARALCQARMARLVPGSMQERLTHYVSEHLAEDLSSERICTALGMGRTALYELSKQTYGCGIHEYVRRLRIQSAMQLLTTTKLTNSEICQRIGIADYNYFFRVFRKQTGFTPQAYRRQFGGPET; encoded by the coding sequence GTGCGAGCCATCTTCGACAAAAAGGAATTGTTGGTCCTGCTGCAGGATTTTTACGAGCTGACAGGACTGCGCACCGTGGTGTTTGACGAGTGGGGCATGGACATTCTGTCCTATCCCGCCGAGCTGCCGGCTTTCTGCCGGCTGGTGCGGTCCACGCCGGAGGGCACCCAGGGGTGCCGTCTGTGCGACCAGAAGGCCTGCCGTCAGGCCCAGCGGGAGCGCAAGACGCTGATCTATCCCTGCCATGCGGGGCTCATCGAGGCCATCACCCCCATCCAGGTGGACGGCGTGGTGGTGGGGTATCTGCTGCTGAGCCACATCGTGCAGGGCGCCGACGAGGAAGCGGAGTGGCGGCGGGTGCTGGAACTCTGCCGGCCCTACGGCATCGGGGAAACCGCCCTGCGGGAAGCCTACGGGCAGCTGCCCCGCACCCCCTACCGGGTGCTGCGGGCGGCGGGGGATCTGTTGTCCTTCTCGGCCCGGGCGCTGTGCCAGGCCCGGATGGCCCGGCTGGTGCCCGGCAGCATGCAGGAGCGGCTCACCCACTACGTGTCGGAGCACCTGGCGGAGGACCTTTCCAGCGAGCGGATCTGTACCGCGCTGGGCATGGGCCGCACGGCGCTCTACGAGCTGTCCAAGCAGACCTACGGCTGCGGCATCCACGAGTATGTGCGGCGGCTGCGCATCCAGTCGGCCATGCAGCTGCTGACTACCACCAAGCTGACTAACAGCGAAATCTGCCAGCGGATCGGCATCGCGGACTACAACTATTTCTTCCGTGTCTTCCGCAAACAGACGGGTTTTACCCCCCAGGCCTACCGCCGTCAGTTCGGCGGACCGGAGACATAA